From the Rhodanobacter soli genome, one window contains:
- a CDS encoding TonB-dependent receptor has translation MIRSFRTSVLALACSLSVAAYAQTNAVRPVSIPAGDLVTALDSLARQSGAQFIYQADQLRGLRTRGVSGSLSTDDALKQLLNGSGFTVHHDVSGAMVIVKGDSPVVPPPSSRSTSASRPAPDSADQASATKLQAVVVTGSRIPRAQIEGPAPVTTITAQDIARNGFATVSDVMTSLTQNLGALDNNQSTDGFSPGAQAVDLRGLGPNHTLVLVNGRRIADYPQAYDGNSNFTDISNLPTSLIDRVEILSGSASAIYGSDAMSGVINFILKKKADGTTIDYRVGDTQHGGGSSQRFQISSGFSKGRFDSVFGLELYEAQPIWDYQRSFTDSRLDSPSDRIVAGHTFVRQDINGNYLDPGKATCDSLSHLDQGSVFYASRSGYAPDNNGGPGYYCGSYEDLDYGTLENGRRSANFFGSATFHVNDHVDLFLDVLAGTSHQDSYNTSLKWLNCEKLNGDCTPTPFYNQATGQVEQWERNYFTLEENGGLKPGEIRNINNTLSLTTGMKGSFGQDDQWDYEASFSHSQNQLKSKWPALVAAKAQALYLGPSLGVDPDSGYQIYNAPLSRFYTPLTVAQFRSITQDSIDRDKSRSEDWSVTLSNTELFHLPAGPVGFAAVAEYGNQYFGLKADPLSLDGSYYGLHNAVAVGSRDHSGLGAEFSVPVFSQLMLTAAGRYDRYEYGANASGKATYALGFEYRPFKTLLLRGSLGTGFRAPDLSYLYAGDSGSSSSGTDYYQCRLDEPDSGPDYYDNCSNGNVDFNGRSHGSTALKDETSKSLTYGFVYSPTPNLDFTADYYNIRVNNEVEYQDSDKVLREEADCRLGVDANGAPVDGNSSFCQQVESQVVRNSPTAGYNPNGITSVLVLPINAATDHTSGVDFDTRYRLATERFGKFDFHVGATYVIMHRTRLSPDSPVDNEMTDIYYYLIPRTKANASVTWTFRDFTTTLYGSRMGGIPNYDGTLRLAPTFNYNATLSYNITKNFNLSLAIDNLFDTKPRRDPTWTSYPYYYIPWNNPTGRAFFLEASMKLGGSHSE, from the coding sequence ATGATCCGTTCGTTCCGCACCAGCGTGCTCGCTTTGGCCTGCTCGCTATCCGTCGCCGCTTACGCGCAGACCAACGCCGTCCGGCCCGTCAGCATTCCCGCCGGAGATCTCGTCACGGCCCTCGACAGCCTGGCCCGGCAGTCGGGCGCGCAATTCATCTATCAGGCGGATCAGTTGCGCGGCCTGCGCACGCGAGGGGTCAGCGGCTCGCTGTCCACCGACGACGCCCTCAAACAGCTGCTCAACGGCAGCGGCTTCACGGTCCATCACGATGTCTCCGGCGCCATGGTGATCGTGAAGGGTGATAGTCCGGTCGTCCCCCCGCCATCGTCCCGCTCGACATCGGCGAGCCGCCCGGCGCCCGACAGCGCCGATCAAGCATCGGCCACCAAGCTGCAGGCGGTCGTGGTGACCGGCTCACGCATTCCGCGCGCGCAGATCGAGGGGCCGGCGCCGGTCACCACCATCACCGCGCAGGACATCGCCCGCAACGGCTTCGCCACCGTCTCCGACGTGATGACCTCGCTCACCCAGAACCTCGGCGCGCTCGACAACAACCAGAGCACGGACGGATTCTCGCCCGGCGCGCAGGCCGTCGACTTGCGCGGACTCGGCCCCAACCACACCCTGGTGCTGGTCAACGGCCGGCGCATTGCCGACTACCCGCAGGCCTACGACGGCAACAGCAACTTCACCGACATTTCCAATCTGCCGACCTCGCTGATCGATCGCGTGGAAATCCTGAGCGGCAGCGCCTCCGCGATCTACGGCTCCGATGCGATGTCGGGCGTGATCAACTTCATCCTGAAAAAGAAGGCCGACGGCACCACCATCGATTACCGCGTCGGCGACACCCAGCACGGCGGCGGCAGTTCGCAACGGTTCCAGATAAGCAGCGGCTTTTCGAAGGGTCGGTTCGACTCGGTATTCGGCCTGGAACTCTACGAGGCCCAACCAATATGGGACTACCAGCGCAGCTTCACCGATTCGCGCCTGGACAGCCCGAGCGACCGCATCGTGGCCGGCCATACGTTCGTTCGCCAGGACATCAACGGCAATTACCTCGATCCGGGCAAGGCCACTTGCGACAGCCTGTCCCACCTGGACCAGGGTTCGGTTTTCTATGCGTCGCGTTCCGGCTATGCGCCCGACAACAACGGCGGACCCGGCTATTACTGCGGAAGCTACGAGGACCTCGACTACGGCACGCTGGAGAACGGGCGCAGGTCCGCCAACTTCTTCGGCTCGGCCACTTTCCATGTCAATGACCACGTCGATCTGTTCCTGGACGTGCTGGCCGGCACGTCCCACCAGGACAGCTACAACACGTCCCTGAAATGGCTGAACTGCGAGAAGCTCAACGGCGATTGCACGCCCACGCCGTTCTACAACCAGGCCACCGGCCAGGTCGAACAATGGGAGCGCAACTACTTCACGCTCGAGGAAAACGGCGGCCTGAAACCCGGCGAGATCCGCAACATCAACAACACGCTGTCGCTGACCACCGGCATGAAGGGCAGTTTCGGCCAGGACGACCAGTGGGATTACGAGGCCTCGTTCAGCCATTCGCAAAACCAGCTCAAGAGCAAATGGCCGGCGCTGGTCGCGGCAAAGGCGCAGGCCCTGTACCTGGGACCGTCGCTGGGTGTCGATCCGGACAGTGGCTACCAGATCTACAACGCGCCGCTCAGCCGCTTCTACACGCCGCTGACCGTGGCGCAGTTCCGTTCCATCACCCAGGACTCGATCGACCGGGACAAGAGCCGCTCCGAGGACTGGTCCGTCACCCTCAGCAACACCGAACTGTTCCATCTGCCGGCAGGTCCGGTCGGTTTCGCCGCCGTGGCCGAATACGGCAACCAGTATTTCGGACTGAAGGCCGATCCGCTCTCGCTCGACGGCAGCTATTACGGCCTGCATAACGCCGTGGCGGTCGGTTCGCGCGACCATTCCGGGCTCGGTGCGGAATTCAGCGTGCCAGTGTTCTCGCAGCTCATGCTCACCGCTGCGGGCCGCTACGACAGATACGAATACGGCGCCAACGCGTCGGGCAAGGCCACCTATGCGCTCGGCTTCGAATACCGCCCTTTCAAGACGCTGTTGCTGCGCGGCTCGCTGGGCACGGGCTTCCGCGCGCCCGATCTTTCCTATCTCTATGCCGGCGACAGCGGCTCCAGTTCCAGCGGAACGGACTATTACCAGTGCCGCCTCGATGAACCGGACAGCGGCCCGGACTACTACGACAACTGCAGCAACGGCAATGTGGATTTCAACGGGCGCAGCCACGGCAGCACCGCGCTGAAGGACGAAACCAGCAAATCCCTGACCTACGGCTTCGTGTACTCGCCGACCCCGAACCTGGACTTCACCGCCGACTACTACAACATCCGGGTGAACAACGAGGTCGAATACCAGGACAGCGACAAGGTCCTGCGCGAGGAGGCGGATTGCCGTCTCGGCGTGGACGCCAACGGCGCCCCGGTGGACGGCAATTCGTCGTTCTGCCAGCAGGTCGAGAGCCAGGTCGTGCGCAATTCGCCGACCGCTGGCTACAACCCGAACGGCATCACCTCGGTGCTGGTGCTTCCGATCAACGCCGCCACGGATCACACCTCCGGCGTCGACTTCGACACGCGCTACCGCCTGGCCACCGAGAGGTTCGGCAAGTTCGATTTCCACGTCGGCGCGACCTACGTGATCATGCACCGGACGCGGCTCTCGCCCGACTCGCCGGTCGACAACGAAATGACCGACATCTACTACTACCTGATCCCGCGTACCAAGGCGAACGCCTCGGTGACGTGGACCTTCCGCGATTTCACCACCACGCTCTACGGCTCGCGCATGGGCGGCATACCGAACTACGACGGCACCCTTCGTCTCGCTCCGACCTTCAATTACAACGCGACGCTCAGCTACAACATCACGAAGAACTTCAACCTGTCGCTGGCCATCGACAACCTGTTCGACACCAAGCCGCGGCGCGATCCCACCTGGACCAGCTACCCGTATTACTACATCCCCTGGAACAACCCGACCGGCCGCGCCTTCTTCCTGGAAGCGAGCATGAAACTGGGCGGCAGCCATAGTGAGTGA
- a CDS encoding S9 family peptidase — protein sequence MKSVRFAILWIACLLACPSGEAAATRAFQLSDLQKIVSLGDPQISPDGKEIAVVVSTPDWSTDKAIKKIDLVAVANGTRRTLVSHRDNLSSPRWSPDGARLAFLAKDPRTRKTQVFIMPMKGGGARRATDNGQGVGDYAWSPDGKSIAFIAQDPPLHAEAIKAHNKVFRITHGHFLLDKEVAPWQLWVAPASGGKARQLTRGAFSLGTDHGGATTPIWSRDGKRVAFTQFPDVHWASSFRSVIGEVDVASGDMRTLVSAPGSDHVEFAPAGDAHAFSRPRGGDQNNGDAVYVNVDGKAYDATAALARHFGNYAWMPDGRTLITAGGLGTHTVLWKQPLSGKATLLDLGDVEANNGLGITTSSSTTSMSVSRTGAIAFIGTTANHPCELYVLDSIDARPRRLTDVNAFTDSLDLGRTESIEWMGPDGFREDGVLVYPVGYQQGRKYPLVLVIHGGPPISSNAGFQQLAQLFAAAGFLVFQPNYRGSTNLGDAYQHAIYRNTGDGPGKDVMAGLAAVEKLGMVDESRIGVSGWSYGGFMTAWLTSHYDVWKAAVAGAPLTDWLMDYSISYYQEADAHLFGSSPWTNAGWDIWRAQSPITYVRNVKAPTLILGDVMDSNVPLVNAEEWYHGLRDNGVTVEFYAYPETSHLPHDIVQISDVYRRWVGWMEKYLK from the coding sequence ATGAAATCCGTACGCTTCGCCATTCTCTGGATCGCGTGTTTGCTGGCGTGTCCCTCGGGAGAGGCGGCGGCGACGCGCGCTTTCCAGTTGAGCGATCTGCAGAAGATCGTCTCCCTCGGCGATCCGCAGATTTCCCCGGACGGGAAGGAAATCGCCGTGGTCGTGTCCACACCGGATTGGAGTACGGATAAAGCCATAAAAAAGATCGACCTGGTGGCTGTGGCGAACGGTACGCGCCGCACCCTCGTCAGTCATCGCGACAACCTGTCCTCGCCGCGCTGGTCACCCGACGGCGCGCGCCTGGCGTTCCTCGCGAAAGACCCCCGAACCAGGAAAACCCAGGTCTTCATCATGCCGATGAAGGGCGGCGGGGCACGGCGTGCAACCGACAACGGGCAAGGCGTGGGCGACTACGCCTGGAGTCCCGACGGGAAGAGCATCGCGTTCATCGCACAGGACCCGCCGCTCCACGCGGAAGCCATCAAGGCGCACAACAAGGTGTTCCGGATCACCCATGGTCATTTCCTGCTGGACAAGGAGGTCGCGCCCTGGCAGTTGTGGGTGGCACCGGCCTCGGGCGGGAAAGCCAGGCAGCTGACCCGCGGCGCCTTCAGCCTCGGCACCGATCACGGAGGCGCGACAACGCCCATCTGGAGCCGCGACGGCAAGCGCGTCGCGTTCACGCAATTTCCGGACGTGCATTGGGCGTCGTCGTTTCGTTCCGTCATCGGCGAAGTGGACGTCGCGAGCGGCGACATGCGGACACTGGTTTCCGCGCCAGGCTCGGACCATGTCGAATTCGCGCCAGCGGGCGACGCCCATGCGTTCTCGCGCCCGCGTGGCGGCGACCAGAACAACGGCGACGCCGTGTATGTGAACGTGGACGGCAAAGCCTACGACGCGACGGCGGCGCTGGCCCGCCACTTCGGCAACTACGCCTGGATGCCGGACGGCCGGACACTGATCACCGCTGGCGGGCTGGGCACGCATACGGTGCTCTGGAAGCAACCGCTATCGGGGAAAGCCACGCTGCTCGATCTCGGCGATGTGGAAGCCAACAACGGCCTGGGCATCACGACGAGCAGCAGTACGACCAGCATGAGCGTTTCCAGAACGGGCGCCATCGCCTTTATCGGCACCACGGCAAATCACCCCTGTGAGCTGTACGTTCTGGATTCCATCGATGCCAGGCCACGCCGGCTCACCGACGTGAACGCCTTCACGGACAGTCTCGACCTGGGCCGTACCGAATCCATCGAATGGATGGGCCCGGACGGCTTTCGCGAAGATGGCGTACTGGTCTACCCGGTCGGTTACCAGCAAGGCCGCAAATACCCGCTGGTACTCGTGATCCACGGCGGCCCCCCGATTTCCTCCAACGCGGGTTTCCAGCAGCTGGCGCAACTGTTCGCGGCCGCCGGCTTCCTGGTGTTCCAGCCGAACTACCGCGGCAGCACCAATCTGGGCGACGCGTACCAGCATGCCATTTACCGCAACACGGGCGACGGTCCGGGCAAGGACGTGATGGCGGGACTCGCCGCCGTGGAGAAGCTCGGCATGGTGGACGAGAGCCGCATCGGCGTGAGCGGGTGGTCGTATGGCGGCTTCATGACCGCATGGCTCACCAGCCATTACGACGTATGGAAAGCCGCCGTCGCCGGCGCGCCGCTCACCGACTGGCTGATGGACTACAGCATCTCCTACTACCAGGAGGCCGACGCCCATCTCTTCGGCTCATCGCCCTGGACGAATGCCGGCTGGGACATCTGGCGTGCGCAGTCACCGATCACGTACGTGCGCAACGTCAAGGCCCCCACCCTGATCCTGGGCGACGTGATGGATTCGAACGTGCCGCTGGTGAATGCCGAGGAGTGGTACCACGGGCTGCGCGACAACGGCGTCACCGTCGAGTTCTACGCCTATCCCGAAACATCGCATCTACCCCACGACATCGTGCAGATCAGCGACGTCTACCGCCGGTGGGTGGGGTGGATGGAGAAATACCTCAAGTGA
- the ychF gene encoding redox-regulated ATPase YchF: MGIKCGIVGLPNVGKSTLFNALTKAGIAAANFPFCTIEPNVGVVPVPDPRLNALSEIVNPQKVVPTAVEFVDIAGLVAGASKGEGLGNKFLAHIREVDAIAHVVRCFEGDVIHVAGKVDPISDIDTIDTELALADLESVDKALNRAERAAKANDKEAMARKPVLQKLSAGLNEGRSARSLGLDEEEKALVRDLFLLTLKPLMYIANVADDGFENNPLLDAVRERAVTEGAEVVPVCAAIEEELAQLDEADRDEFLKDMGLDEPGLNRVIRAGYKLLDLQTYFTAGVKEVRAWQVKRGATAPQAAGVIHTDFERGFIRAETVGYDDFIQYKGEAGAAAAGRLRKEGKEYIVKDGDVLHFLFNV; encoded by the coding sequence ATGGGCATCAAATGCGGCATCGTCGGACTGCCCAACGTCGGCAAGTCCACCCTGTTCAACGCGCTGACCAAGGCCGGCATCGCCGCGGCGAACTTCCCGTTCTGCACGATCGAGCCGAACGTGGGCGTGGTGCCGGTGCCGGATCCGCGGCTGAACGCGTTGTCGGAGATCGTCAATCCGCAGAAGGTGGTGCCGACCGCGGTGGAGTTCGTCGACATCGCCGGCCTGGTCGCCGGCGCGTCGAAGGGCGAAGGCCTGGGCAACAAGTTCCTGGCGCACATCCGCGAGGTGGACGCGATCGCCCACGTGGTGCGCTGCTTCGAGGGCGACGTGATCCACGTCGCCGGCAAGGTCGACCCGATCTCCGACATCGACACCATCGACACCGAGCTGGCGCTGGCCGACCTGGAGTCGGTGGACAAGGCGCTGAACCGTGCCGAGCGCGCGGCCAAGGCGAACGACAAGGAGGCCATGGCGCGCAAGCCGGTGTTGCAGAAGCTCTCCGCCGGCCTCAACGAGGGCAGGTCGGCACGCAGCCTGGGCCTGGACGAGGAAGAGAAGGCGCTGGTGCGCGACCTGTTCCTGCTCACCCTGAAGCCGCTGATGTACATCGCCAACGTGGCCGACGACGGCTTCGAGAACAACCCGTTGCTCGACGCCGTGCGCGAGCGCGCCGTCACCGAGGGTGCCGAGGTGGTGCCGGTGTGCGCGGCGATCGAGGAGGAGCTGGCGCAGCTCGACGAGGCCGATCGCGACGAGTTTCTCAAGGACATGGGCCTGGACGAGCCGGGCCTGAACCGGGTGATCCGCGCCGGCTACAAGCTGCTCGACCTGCAGACCTATTTCACCGCCGGCGTGAAGGAAGTGCGCGCGTGGCAGGTGAAGCGCGGCGCCACCGCGCCGCAGGCCGCCGGGGTGATCCATACCGACTTCGAGCGCGGCTTCATCCGCGCCGAGACGGTCGGCTACGACGACTTCATCCAGTACAAAGGCGAGGCCGGTGCCGCAGCGGCGGGCCGGTTGCGCAAGGAAGGCAAGGAGTACATCGTCAAGGACGGCGACGTGCTGCACTTCCTGTTCAACGTCTGA
- the pth gene encoding aminoacyl-tRNA hydrolase has product MAGLRLIVGLGNPGAEYLRTRHNAGFWLVDALASGQGERFAFDGKLHGEACRVRLGGEPVWLLKPATFMNKSGIAVVSALRYYKIEPEQCLVAHDDLDLPPGTVRLKFDGGHGGQNGLRDIMAHLGHGKFHRLRVGIGHPGHRDQVTPWVLGRPSATDEDAILDGVARALDVLPLAVDGQFDKAMQLLHTPT; this is encoded by the coding sequence ATGGCTGGTTTGCGACTCATCGTCGGGCTGGGCAATCCCGGTGCCGAATACCTCCGAACCCGGCACAACGCCGGGTTCTGGCTAGTTGATGCCCTCGCCAGCGGGCAGGGCGAGCGCTTCGCCTTCGACGGCAAGCTGCACGGCGAAGCCTGCCGCGTGCGCCTCGGCGGCGAACCGGTCTGGCTGTTGAAGCCGGCCACCTTCATGAACAAGAGCGGCATCGCCGTGGTCTCGGCGCTGCGCTACTACAAGATCGAGCCGGAGCAATGCCTGGTCGCGCATGACGACTTGGACCTGCCGCCCGGCACCGTGCGCCTGAAGTTCGACGGCGGCCACGGCGGCCAGAACGGCCTGCGCGACATCATGGCCCACCTCGGCCACGGCAAGTTCCATCGCCTGCGCGTGGGCATCGGTCATCCCGGCCACCGCGACCAGGTCACGCCATGGGTGCTGGGCCGGCCTTCGGCCACGGACGAGGATGCGATCCTCGACGGCGTGGCCCGTGCGCTGGACGTGTTGCCGCTGGCGGTGGACGGCCAGTTCGACAAGGCGATGCAGCTGCTGCATACGCCGACCTGA
- a CDS encoding 50S ribosomal protein L25/general stress protein Ctc, protein MSKTHEIKAQSRKDEGKGASRRLRHASFVPAVVYGGDQAPQSIQIEHNTILLAAKNEWFFSSVLDLNVDGKVQKVLVRDWQKHPFKQLMMHMDFLRVNEKEAIRVSVPLHFLNKEKSAAAKTSGVVISHNLTEVEITCLPKDLPEAIELDLADLKPGDIIHLSQLKLPKNVELVAAHGGEGHDIAVVTANTVQEEAEEAPADEAAPAAAPAAAAPAKKDDKK, encoded by the coding sequence ATGTCCAAGACTCATGAAATCAAGGCGCAGAGCCGCAAGGACGAGGGGAAAGGTGCGAGCCGCCGCCTGCGTCATGCGAGCTTCGTGCCGGCCGTCGTGTACGGCGGCGATCAGGCTCCGCAGAGCATCCAGATCGAACACAACACCATCCTGCTCGCTGCCAAGAACGAGTGGTTCTTCTCCTCGGTGCTCGACCTGAACGTCGACGGCAAGGTGCAGAAGGTGCTGGTGCGCGACTGGCAGAAGCACCCGTTCAAGCAGCTGATGATGCACATGGATTTCCTGCGCGTGAACGAGAAGGAAGCGATCCGTGTCAGCGTGCCGCTGCACTTCCTGAACAAGGAAAAGTCCGCGGCCGCGAAAACCTCCGGCGTGGTGATCTCGCACAACCTGACCGAAGTGGAAATCACCTGCCTGCCGAAGGACCTGCCCGAGGCGATCGAACTGGATCTGGCCGACCTGAAGCCCGGCGACATCATCCATCTGTCGCAGCTGAAGCTGCCGAAGAACGTCGAGCTGGTCGCGGCGCATGGCGGCGAAGGCCACGACATTGCGGTGGTCACGGCCAACACCGTGCAGGAAGAAGCCGAGGAAGCGCCGGCCGACGAGGCTGCGCCGGCTGCGGCTCCTGCCGCCGCCGCGCCGGCCAAGAAGGACGACAAGAAGTAA